In Dyadobacter sp. NIV53, a single window of DNA contains:
- a CDS encoding PSD1 and planctomycete cytochrome C domain-containing protein, which produces MKKHLFFSAGIILAIGTMVFSCFQKNGTLKSKSSEEAISYNFNVRPILSDKCFACHGPDAKKREAGLRLDMAESAYAKLKDGKGVAIFPGKPEQSELYKRITSIDPEYQMPTPESHLGLLSEAEISTVKKWIEQGGKYEKHWAFSAPVLPKVPEIEKEEWPKNEIDHFVLKKIENAGLAPNEEADKSHLLKRVALDLTGLPPTLELQNKFEADKSDKAYENIVNELLAQKTYGEKMAIYWLDMARYADSYGYQDDEVRTQWPWRDWLINSFNKNMPYDQFLTWQIAGDMLPNASKEQILATAFFRNHKYTEEGGVIPEEYRIEYNIDKTKTFSTGVLGLTVECAQCHDHKYDPISQEDYYRLFAFFNNSKEVGYEGDVSQSKPAKNPILTISDDEAKNLLSFINRPDTSRLIVSVLGDRDTLRATHILNRGVYDAPGRIVTASALPAVMKFDTTKTPQNRLGLAKWTTSKNNPLTARVFVNQVWQEFFGRGIVKSTGDFGMQGELPTNPALLDWLAVDFMNHNWDIKRLVKQIVTSATYRQSAKITDEKLKADPDNIYLSRGPRYRLPAEFVRDMVLSTSGLLNPKIGGPSVKPYQPKGLWESATSGRGSLKSYQQDRGEALYRRGMYTFIKLTVPPPSMIIFDASNRDHCEIKRSKTNTPLQALVMLNDPTVLEASRVLAERITLKSVGTEDKIRESFQRIVCRKPTDKEMKLLVEYYNDEERILAQDKKLAHKVLNVGEHPHEAKVNENKAAALMRVINTLYNMEETITKS; this is translated from the coding sequence ATGAAAAAACATCTTTTCTTTTCTGCAGGAATTATACTGGCCATTGGAACGATGGTATTTTCCTGTTTTCAAAAGAACGGGACTTTAAAAAGTAAATCGTCAGAAGAGGCTATTAGCTATAATTTTAATGTCAGGCCTATTTTGTCGGATAAATGTTTTGCATGCCATGGCCCAGATGCTAAAAAACGCGAAGCGGGTTTACGGCTCGACATGGCTGAAAGTGCGTATGCCAAATTGAAAGATGGCAAAGGCGTTGCCATCTTTCCCGGAAAACCTGAACAGTCAGAATTATACAAAAGAATCACATCCATTGACCCTGAGTACCAAATGCCCACACCCGAATCTCATTTGGGGTTATTAAGTGAGGCTGAAATCAGCACCGTGAAAAAATGGATTGAACAAGGTGGTAAATATGAAAAACACTGGGCATTTTCTGCACCCGTACTTCCCAAAGTTCCTGAAATAGAAAAAGAAGAGTGGCCAAAAAATGAAATTGACCACTTTGTTTTGAAAAAGATAGAAAATGCCGGTCTCGCACCCAATGAAGAAGCAGACAAAAGTCATTTGTTAAAAAGGGTAGCGTTGGATCTGACTGGTTTGCCGCCGACTTTGGAACTTCAAAATAAATTTGAAGCCGATAAAAGTGACAAGGCATACGAAAATATAGTGAACGAATTACTTGCCCAAAAAACGTACGGCGAGAAAATGGCCATTTACTGGCTTGATATGGCGCGTTATGCGGATTCGTACGGCTATCAGGATGATGAGGTGAGAACACAATGGCCATGGCGCGACTGGCTGATTAATTCTTTTAATAAAAATATGCCTTATGACCAGTTTCTGACCTGGCAGATTGCAGGGGATATGTTGCCTAATGCAAGTAAAGAACAGATTCTGGCCACGGCTTTTTTTCGAAACCATAAGTATACAGAAGAGGGAGGCGTTATACCGGAAGAGTACCGGATTGAGTATAATATTGATAAAACAAAGACTTTCAGTACAGGGGTTTTAGGGTTGACTGTCGAATGTGCCCAATGCCATGACCATAAATATGACCCGATTTCTCAGGAAGATTATTACCGGCTTTTTGCCTTTTTTAACAACTCGAAGGAAGTTGGGTATGAAGGAGATGTATCTCAATCCAAACCCGCAAAAAATCCGATCCTGACGATTTCTGATGATGAAGCTAAAAATCTGTTGTCGTTTATCAACCGTCCTGATACCAGTCGTTTAATTGTTTCTGTTCTCGGAGACAGGGATACTTTACGTGCCACACATATCCTGAACAGAGGCGTTTATGATGCGCCGGGTAGAATTGTAACGGCGTCTGCACTTCCGGCCGTAATGAAATTCGATACAACTAAAACACCTCAGAACAGGCTTGGATTGGCGAAATGGACAACCAGTAAGAATAATCCATTGACAGCCCGGGTTTTTGTCAATCAGGTCTGGCAGGAGTTCTTTGGCCGTGGTATTGTAAAAAGTACGGGTGATTTCGGGATGCAGGGAGAACTGCCTACGAATCCGGCTTTGCTGGACTGGTTGGCAGTTGATTTTATGAATCATAACTGGGATATTAAAAGGCTTGTAAAGCAGATTGTCACATCTGCAACTTACCGGCAATCAGCGAAAATTACGGATGAAAAATTAAAGGCAGACCCTGATAATATTTATCTGTCACGTGGCCCGAGGTACCGCTTACCGGCAGAGTTTGTGCGCGATATGGTTTTGTCCACAAGCGGCTTGCTTAATCCTAAAATTGGTGGCCCGAGTGTTAAACCATATCAGCCGAAAGGATTGTGGGAATCAGCAACTTCCGGCCGGGGATCGTTAAAAAGCTATCAGCAGGACAGGGGAGAAGCTTTGTATAGAAGAGGAATGTATACGTTCATTAAACTTACTGTACCACCGCCGTCAATGATAATTTTCGATGCCAGCAACCGCGATCATTGTGAAATAAAACGATCCAAAACCAACACACCTTTGCAGGCATTGGTCATGCTTAATGACCCGACTGTATTGGAAGCGTCGCGTGTTTTGGCAGAACGTATCACTTTAAAATCTGTCGGTACAGAAGATAAGATCAGGGAATCATTTCAACGGATTGTTTGCAGAAAACCTACAGATAAAGAAATGAAACTGTTGGTTGAATACTACAACGATGAGGAAAGAATATTAGCTCAGGATAAAAAGCTGGCACATAAAGTATTGAATGTAGGTGAGCATCCGCACGAAGCTAAGGTAAACGAGAACAAAGCAGCGGCACTGATGCGTGTGATCAATACACTTTACAATATGGAAGAAACAATAACGAAATCTTGA
- a CDS encoding heme-binding domain-containing protein: MFKKILTGLLIILVLIQFIRPAKNVSAAMSANDIEKHYPVPENVKTILSKACRDCHSNNTVYPWYNNIQPVAWWLNGHIKDGKRHFNLSEFAAYPPKRADHKLEEVIESQTDHWMPLESYTNMHKEARLTQAESQEVIDWANGLRKEIQTKHAADFLIKEKEEEH; the protein is encoded by the coding sequence ATGTTCAAGAAAATCCTGACTGGTTTATTGATCATCCTGGTATTAATCCAGTTTATCAGGCCTGCTAAAAATGTATCAGCAGCAATGTCAGCCAATGATATTGAAAAACATTATCCGGTTCCTGAAAACGTAAAAACAATTCTTAGTAAAGCTTGCCGGGATTGTCATTCAAACAACACGGTTTATCCTTGGTATAATAACATTCAACCTGTTGCATGGTGGCTAAACGGCCATATCAAGGACGGCAAAAGACATTTTAATTTATCTGAATTTGCAGCATATCCACCCAAAAGGGCGGATCATAAACTCGAAGAAGTTATAGAATCCCAGACAGATCATTGGATGCCGCTGGAATCTTACACGAATATGCACAAAGAAGCCAGATTAACACAAGCCGAATCACAGGAAGTGATTGATTGGGCAAATGGATTGCGTAAAGAAATTCAAACCAAACACGCCGCTGATTTTTTGATAAAAGAAAAGGAGGAAGAGCATTAA
- a CDS encoding chitobiase/beta-hexosaminidase C-terminal domain-containing protein, translated as MDSTLKPSRHFFSDWKKLVYNLAFFLNGLLIFLLVFENRFVVPIWMQAVGRMHPLVLHFPLVVLMLYAFWTLIVEKQESSRWNASLAETLFLIGTFTAVIAAFSGFILSQEEGYEAETLFLHKWLGIGISLVSIIWYSLRAYFLPWKIPSKLLASSLIMLLLIGGHLGGNLTHGEDFLISPLQISTETIRKVPIEQAKVYDDLVQPVLQQKCYSCHNAEKSKGNLQMQTRELLAKGGKNGILWDTTKADLGLLLNRVHLPLDDKKHMPPRGKVQLTDEEIVLLAAWIKAGSSFDQMVSSLSPQNPVYTYAENILGGGRTEEEYDFSAADADKIKELNTTYRLIKPLSAESPALFVNFYNRANFKSEDIAALLPLKQQIVSMDLSKMPVKDQDLKTLAQFPELRKLILNFTDIQGSTLAELKKLVKLRELSLSGTPVKMTQIKTLKEIPSLKKVYVWSTGISTEELAQLKKEKKISFETGFRSDTLILALNPPIIENEDQIISGNTTIRLKHQIPGTTIRYTDDGTEPDSSTSLIYNKPISIVKNTKITAKAFKNGWYGSKQADKFFFRSTYHIDSVRLITTPDPKYPAQRDVTIANGIKSDNSNSSGKWLGYRDKDFQAYLLFKKPVKARSVTLSMLRNVGGYIFPPVRVEVWGGKDEKNLKLLKVITPQMPVKATENVENLSIEADFPLQELSCIKLIAKPLAKLPAWHPGKGEKAWVFVDEVFVN; from the coding sequence ATGGATTCGACCTTAAAACCCTCACGACATTTTTTTTCAGATTGGAAAAAGCTGGTTTATAATCTGGCCTTTTTCCTGAATGGATTACTGATATTTCTTCTGGTTTTTGAGAACCGTTTTGTCGTTCCGATCTGGATGCAAGCCGTAGGCCGGATGCATCCGCTGGTTTTACACTTTCCATTGGTTGTACTTATGCTTTATGCATTCTGGACATTAATCGTTGAAAAGCAGGAATCATCAAGATGGAATGCAAGTTTGGCTGAAACCTTATTTTTAATCGGAACATTTACGGCTGTTATTGCTGCATTTTCTGGCTTTATTTTGTCACAGGAAGAAGGTTACGAAGCGGAAACATTATTCTTACACAAATGGCTTGGAATTGGGATTTCACTTGTAAGCATAATCTGGTATAGCCTGCGTGCATATTTTTTGCCCTGGAAAATTCCCTCCAAGCTGCTTGCATCTTCATTGATAATGCTTCTCCTTATTGGCGGACATTTAGGTGGGAACCTTACGCATGGTGAAGATTTTCTCATTTCCCCACTTCAAATTTCAACTGAAACTATCAGGAAAGTTCCTATCGAACAGGCGAAAGTCTATGATGACCTGGTACAGCCGGTTTTACAGCAAAAGTGTTATTCCTGCCATAACGCTGAAAAATCAAAAGGAAATTTGCAAATGCAAACCAGGGAATTATTAGCAAAGGGAGGAAAAAACGGAATACTTTGGGATACGACAAAAGCAGATCTGGGCTTGCTTTTAAACCGCGTTCATTTGCCGCTTGATGATAAAAAACATATGCCGCCGAGAGGAAAAGTGCAGTTGACGGATGAAGAAATTGTACTGTTAGCAGCATGGATTAAAGCAGGTTCAAGTTTTGATCAAATGGTTAGTTCACTTTCACCTCAAAATCCGGTTTATACTTATGCTGAAAATATACTGGGCGGAGGCCGTACCGAAGAAGAATACGATTTCAGCGCAGCAGATGCAGACAAAATTAAGGAACTGAATACGACCTACAGATTAATAAAACCACTTTCAGCAGAATCACCGGCTTTGTTTGTGAATTTTTATAACAGGGCAAATTTTAAATCAGAAGATATTGCCGCATTACTGCCATTGAAACAGCAGATTGTTTCAATGGATTTGAGCAAAATGCCCGTAAAAGATCAGGATCTGAAAACACTAGCCCAATTTCCTGAATTAAGAAAACTGATCCTGAATTTTACAGATATCCAGGGTTCAACTTTGGCTGAACTGAAAAAATTAGTAAAGCTGAGGGAGTTGTCACTTAGCGGAACTCCTGTAAAAATGACTCAGATTAAAACGCTTAAAGAAATACCGTCTTTAAAGAAGGTATATGTCTGGAGTACCGGGATTTCTACCGAAGAACTGGCTCAGCTGAAAAAGGAAAAGAAGATCAGTTTTGAAACAGGTTTTAGGAGTGATACGTTAATTCTTGCGCTAAATCCTCCAATTATAGAAAATGAAGACCAGATCATTTCAGGAAATACAACGATCCGTTTAAAGCATCAGATTCCCGGAACGACGATCCGTTATACGGATGATGGAACTGAACCTGACAGTAGCACATCATTGATCTATAATAAACCGATTTCCATTGTTAAAAATACCAAAATCACAGCGAAAGCATTTAAAAATGGTTGGTACGGAAGCAAGCAAGCCGACAAATTCTTTTTCAGATCCACTTATCATATCGACAGTGTCCGTTTGATCACAACACCTGATCCTAAATATCCGGCACAACGCGATGTTACAATTGCCAACGGCATTAAGAGTGATAATTCCAATTCAAGTGGCAAATGGCTGGGATACAGGGACAAAGATTTTCAGGCATATTTATTATTTAAAAAACCGGTGAAAGCACGGAGCGTAACTTTGAGTATGCTGAGAAATGTTGGAGGGTATATTTTCCCTCCTGTTCGAGTGGAGGTTTGGGGCGGAAAGGACGAGAAAAACCTGAAACTCCTGAAAGTGATAACTCCTCAAATGCCGGTAAAAGCAACAGAAAATGTGGAGAATCTTTCTATTGAGGCAGACTTCCCGTTACAGGAATTAAGTTGCATTAAATTGATAGCTAAACCATTGGCAAAGCTTCCAGCCTGGCATCCTGGTAAAGGTGAAAAAGCCTGGGTTTTTGTGGATGAGGTCTTTGTGAACTGA
- a CDS encoding DUF1501 domain-containing protein → MEKQVFDFGINTTRRHFLSKLSLGLGSAALGSLLIPDMFKGSGGDSDMNDLVAGLPHFAPKAKRVIYLFQNGAPSQLDLFDYKPMLNKMHGQDLPESIRGGQRLTGMTANQAKFPLAGSVFNFKQYGKSGAWMSELLPHMASIADDLCIIKTLNTEAINHDPALTFFQTGAQVGNRPSMGAWLSYGLGSENQNLPGFCVLLSRGKGNGQGVYSKLWTNGFLDSVHQGVQFSSGENPVLYLNDPEGMDRNQRRKMLDKLSELNQGTYEDFGDPEITAKVKQYEMAFRMQTAVPEITDMSKEPESIVKMYGPECLVPGTYAANCLLARKLSEQGVRFIQLYHQGWDSHGGLPNEIKGQCMDVDQASAALITDLKQRGLLDETLVIWGGEFGRTNYCQGTLTKDNYGRDHHPRAFTVWMAGGGIKPGIVYGETDEFGYNIVKDPVHVHDFHATILNQLGLDHEKLVFKNQGRRYRLTDVAGKLVKGIIA, encoded by the coding sequence ATGGAAAAACAGGTTTTTGATTTCGGAATAAATACCACACGCAGGCATTTTCTATCCAAGCTTAGCTTGGGTTTGGGAAGTGCCGCGTTGGGATCACTGCTGATTCCCGATATGTTTAAAGGCAGCGGCGGCGATAGTGACATGAACGATCTGGTAGCGGGTTTGCCCCATTTTGCACCCAAGGCAAAGCGCGTCATTTACCTTTTTCAAAATGGCGCTCCTTCCCAGCTGGATCTGTTTGATTATAAACCGATGCTGAACAAAATGCATGGACAGGATTTGCCTGAATCCATTCGTGGCGGTCAGCGGTTAACAGGCATGACTGCCAATCAGGCTAAATTTCCTTTGGCAGGTTCAGTATTTAATTTTAAACAGTATGGAAAATCAGGAGCATGGATGAGTGAATTGCTGCCCCATATGGCCAGCATTGCGGATGATCTTTGCATTATTAAAACACTGAATACCGAAGCTATCAACCACGATCCGGCCTTGACATTTTTTCAGACCGGAGCGCAGGTAGGAAACCGGCCAAGCATGGGTGCATGGCTGAGTTATGGCCTGGGAAGTGAAAATCAGAATTTGCCCGGATTCTGTGTATTGCTTTCACGCGGAAAAGGTAATGGGCAAGGCGTTTATTCCAAATTATGGACAAATGGTTTTCTGGATTCTGTTCATCAGGGAGTACAGTTCAGCAGCGGGGAGAATCCGGTTTTGTATCTGAATGATCCCGAAGGAATGGATCGTAACCAACGCAGGAAAATGCTGGATAAGCTTTCAGAATTAAACCAGGGAACTTATGAAGACTTTGGCGATCCTGAAATTACAGCCAAAGTAAAACAATATGAAATGGCTTTCCGGATGCAAACCGCTGTTCCGGAAATTACTGATATGAGCAAGGAACCGGAGTCTATCGTTAAAATGTACGGCCCCGAATGTTTAGTTCCGGGTACTTATGCCGCCAATTGTCTTTTGGCAAGAAAGCTTTCTGAACAAGGCGTACGGTTTATTCAGCTTTATCATCAGGGCTGGGATAGCCATGGCGGATTGCCCAATGAAATAAAAGGACAATGTATGGACGTGGATCAGGCCTCGGCTGCATTGATTACTGATTTGAAACAACGTGGTTTGTTAGACGAAACACTGGTAATCTGGGGAGGAGAATTTGGCCGGACTAATTATTGCCAGGGAACTCTGACGAAAGATAATTATGGCCGCGATCATCATCCCCGGGCATTTACCGTATGGATGGCCGGAGGTGGAATCAAGCCGGGAATTGTATATGGCGAGACGGACGAATTTGGATATAATATTGTAAAAGATCCGGTGCATGTTCATGACTTTCACGCAACAATACTGAATCAGTTGGGGCTGGATCACGAAAAACTGGTATTCAAAAATCAGGGCCGCCGCTACCGTCTTACCGATGTAGCAGGCAAACTGGTAAAAGGGATTATTGCTTAA
- a CDS encoding type II toxin-antitoxin system VapC family toxin, translating to MSGNRVLADTNTLIYFFNEHPKAINALDGNEIFISIITEIELLSYPGLDDQTNLAIKEFLKDCSIVEILPKIKDFTINLKKIRRIKLPDAIIAATAQFLKIELITFDKGFATIPDLDLILLEF from the coding sequence ATGAGTGGGAATAGAGTTTTAGCTGATACCAACACTCTTATCTATTTTTTCAATGAACATCCAAAAGCTATTAATGCATTGGATGGCAACGAAATTTTCATTTCTATTATAACAGAAATAGAATTACTTAGTTATCCTGGATTGGACGATCAAACTAATCTGGCTATTAAGGAATTTTTGAAAGACTGCTCAATAGTTGAAATTCTTCCAAAAATTAAAGATTTTACAATTAACCTTAAAAAAATCAGGAGAATTAAACTTCCTGACGCTATTATTGCGGCAACTGCTCAATTTCTAAAAATTGAACTTATCACTTTTGATAAAGGTTTCGCAACTATTCCTGATCTGGATTTAATTTTATTAGAATTTTAA
- a CDS encoding Uma2 family endonuclease, which produces MRLAINIPQIDTFSDDELYMFCRANPELRIERNEKGQIVIMPPTGIETSFRNSDLVTEINIWNRKTRLGKVSDFNGGYTLPDSSMRAPDVAWISNERLATVPSSDLKKFAHVCPDFVIELMSESDELTDLKEKMNKWLLNGVRLGWLIDPKRKQTYIYRFAHDENDEVVSFSEILSGEEVLPGLEVRITDIF; this is translated from the coding sequence ATGAGATTAGCTATTAACATTCCCCAGATAGATACTTTTTCAGACGACGAGCTGTATATGTTTTGTCGTGCCAATCCGGAATTACGTATTGAGAGAAATGAAAAAGGACAAATTGTAATTATGCCACCTACCGGAATAGAAACAAGTTTTAGAAATAGTGATTTAGTTACAGAAATCAATATCTGGAATCGTAAAACACGTTTGGGTAAGGTTTCCGATTTCAATGGTGGTTATACGCTTCCGGACAGTTCCATGAGAGCGCCTGATGTTGCGTGGATTTCTAATGAACGATTAGCTACGGTGCCATCTTCGGATCTCAAAAAATTTGCTCATGTTTGCCCCGACTTTGTTATTGAATTAATGTCAGAATCGGATGAGTTGACCGATTTGAAAGAGAAAATGAATAAATGGCTTTTGAACGGAGTCCGTTTAGGATGGCTTATTGATCCAAAAAGAAAGCAAACTTATATCTATCGTTTCGCCCACGACGAAAATGATGAAGTTGTATCATTTTCAGAAATCCTGAGTGGTGAAGAAGTTCTGCCAGGATTGGAAGTAAGAATTACTGATATTTTTTGA
- the purB gene encoding adenylosuccinate lyase has product MSLNQLTAISPVDGRYYKQVSELSAYFSEYALIYYRVYVEIEYFIALCEIPLPQLSEFDKKKYASLRKIYEDFSEQDALHIKDIEKETNHDVKAVEYFIKEQFDKLEISEFQEFIHFGLTSQDINNTAIPLSLKDALERQIKPLFRQVLFVLKRMSIEWKNVPMLAFTHGQPASPTRVGKEFLVFVERLERQLEMLDKIPYSGKFGGATGNFNAHHVAYPKMDWMAFANRFVEGLGLKRSRHTTQIEHYDNLAATFDCLKRLNTILTDLNRDMWTYISMGYFKQKIKAGEVGSSAMPHKVNPIDFENSEGNLGLASALFEHFAAKLPISRMQRDLTDSTVLRNIGVPLAHQCIALNSLIKGLGKLELNGEILKAELEDNWAVISEAIQTVLRREGFPKPYEALKELTRTNEKITHDSISRFIETLDVSEAIREELKELTPFNYLGIVEDSH; this is encoded by the coding sequence ATGTCTTTAAATCAACTTACGGCGATTTCACCAGTAGATGGCCGGTATTACAAACAAGTATCCGAGCTGTCTGCATATTTCTCTGAGTACGCTTTGATTTACTATCGCGTCTATGTAGAAATTGAATATTTTATAGCACTCTGTGAAATTCCTTTGCCTCAGTTATCCGAATTTGATAAAAAGAAATATGCTTCCCTGCGAAAGATATATGAAGATTTTTCGGAACAGGACGCACTGCACATCAAGGATATTGAGAAAGAAACAAACCATGATGTAAAGGCCGTGGAATATTTCATTAAGGAGCAGTTTGATAAACTGGAAATTTCTGAATTTCAGGAATTTATACATTTTGGATTGACTTCTCAGGATATTAATAATACTGCCATTCCACTTTCCTTGAAAGATGCGCTGGAACGTCAGATCAAGCCATTATTCCGTCAGGTCCTGTTTGTTCTGAAAAGAATGTCCATCGAATGGAAAAATGTTCCTATGCTGGCTTTTACACACGGACAGCCTGCATCGCCAACCCGGGTTGGTAAAGAATTCCTCGTTTTTGTTGAGAGACTGGAAAGGCAGCTTGAAATGCTGGACAAAATACCATATTCCGGAAAATTCGGAGGTGCAACCGGTAACTTTAATGCGCATCATGTTGCTTATCCAAAAATGGACTGGATGGCATTTGCCAATCGTTTTGTGGAGGGTTTGGGATTAAAAAGAAGTCGCCATACCACGCAAATTGAACATTACGACAATCTTGCAGCAACATTTGACTGTTTGAAAAGACTGAATACGATCCTTACAGATTTGAACCGGGATATGTGGACTTACATTTCCATGGGTTATTTCAAACAAAAAATAAAGGCTGGTGAAGTTGGTTCGTCTGCAATGCCACATAAAGTGAATCCGATAGATTTTGAAAATTCAGAAGGAAATCTTGGCCTGGCTTCTGCCTTGTTTGAGCATTTTGCTGCAAAACTACCGATTTCGAGAATGCAGCGGGATCTGACCGATTCTACTGTATTAAGAAATATTGGTGTTCCGCTGGCACATCAGTGTATTGCGTTAAATTCTTTGATCAAAGGATTAGGGAAACTGGAATTGAATGGAGAAATTCTGAAAGCGGAACTGGAAGATAACTGGGCTGTTATTTCTGAGGCGATTCAAACTGTTTTACGCCGCGAAGGTTTTCCGAAACCTTATGAAGCACTGAAAGAATTAACACGTACCAATGAAAAAATTACGCATGATTCTATTTCCAGGTTTATAGAAACGCTGGATGTTTCGGAAGCAATCCGTGAAGAATTAAAAGAACTTACTCCTTTTAATTATCTGGGAATTGTAGAGGATTCGCATTGA
- a CDS encoding MIP/aquaporin family protein: MQQSPFLGELVGTMVLILLGNGVVANVVLKKTKGENAGWIVITAGWGFAVMIGIFTANAFGSAAAHLNPAVTVAFAVLRNDYGSVVPYISAQLIGAFLGAMLVWLQYFPHWKATEDPGSKLACFATGPAIRSYGSNFLSEFIATLLLIVGVVAIGYAGTSDPDKGGIPSGVTPYLVGMLVWSIGLSLGGTTGYAINPVRDLGPRLAYTILPIPNKGSSDWAYGWIPVIAPILGAIVGGLILRSYSF; encoded by the coding sequence ATGCAGCAATCCCCTTTTCTCGGAGAATTAGTCGGTACCATGGTTCTTATTTTATTAGGTAACGGCGTTGTAGCCAATGTAGTACTTAAAAAGACAAAAGGTGAAAATGCCGGCTGGATCGTCATTACGGCCGGCTGGGGCTTTGCAGTTATGATCGGAATATTTACCGCGAATGCTTTTGGAAGCGCTGCGGCACATCTGAATCCTGCTGTAACAGTGGCATTTGCTGTATTAAGAAATGATTACGGCTCGGTGGTTCCTTATATATCAGCACAATTGATCGGCGCATTTTTGGGAGCAATGCTGGTTTGGCTTCAATATTTTCCTCATTGGAAAGCTACGGAAGATCCGGGTTCTAAACTCGCCTGCTTTGCTACAGGTCCGGCAATCCGTTCTTATGGCTCTAATTTCCTGAGTGAATTTATTGCTACCTTATTATTAATTGTTGGTGTAGTAGCAATAGGTTATGCCGGCACGTCTGACCCTGATAAAGGTGGAATACCTTCCGGGGTTACCCCTTACCTGGTTGGAATGCTCGTTTGGAGCATCGGGCTTTCATTGGGTGGCACAACAGGTTATGCTATTAATCCTGTCCGTGATCTTGGCCCGCGGTTGGCTTATACCATTTTACCCATTCCAAATAAAGGTTCGTCGGACTGGGCTTATGGCTGGATTCCGGTAATAGCGCCAATTCTGGGTGCTATCGTTGGCGGATTGATTTTACGTTCATATTCCTTTTGA